The following proteins are co-located in the Trichormus variabilis 0441 genome:
- a CDS encoding AraC family transcriptional regulator, which translates to MSEEKILSVDFTQEDAYTEILPRSPLVSSYHAQWQGLRLDVHQQPGHETPEHSPQQHVLTVSLEQQIVRSERILDGRLQYENIAKGDVAIIPAQTRHISRWQSEAKFLVLSMEPAFFTRMVIEAGDLQKIEIKPRFAAPDPLIQQIGLALQTELESEHKGSSIYIESLTTTLCIHLLKHYCVTGGTILDDHHHKGLSHWKLRQAISYIHENLDQDLTLVDISTAVGMSMYYFSRQFKQSTGFAPHQYVMNCRIERAKKLLGSTNKTIEQICTQVGFQSQSHFTNVFRKLMGITPRVYREQVKT; encoded by the coding sequence ATGTCGGAAGAGAAAATCTTAAGTGTTGATTTTACTCAAGAAGATGCCTATACAGAAATTCTACCGCGATCGCCCCTGGTTTCTAGTTATCATGCCCAATGGCAAGGTCTACGGTTAGATGTTCACCAACAGCCCGGTCATGAAACTCCAGAACACAGCCCACAGCAACACGTTCTCACTGTTAGTTTAGAGCAGCAAATAGTCCGTTCAGAGCGCATACTTGATGGGCGTTTGCAGTACGAGAATATAGCTAAGGGCGATGTGGCAATCATTCCTGCCCAAACTCGTCACATATCACGCTGGCAATCAGAAGCAAAATTTCTCGTCCTCAGCATGGAACCAGCTTTTTTTACACGTATGGTAATAGAAGCTGGAGATTTACAGAAAATTGAAATAAAACCTCGTTTTGCTGCACCAGATCCTTTAATTCAACAAATTGGGCTAGCACTCCAAACAGAACTAGAATCTGAGCATAAAGGAAGTAGCATTTACATTGAATCTCTGACGACCACGCTTTGTATTCACCTACTCAAACACTATTGTGTAACAGGTGGAACCATCCTTGACGACCATCATCATAAAGGACTTTCACATTGGAAACTCAGACAAGCAATTTCCTACATTCATGAAAATCTTGATCAAGATTTGACTTTGGTTGATATTTCCACAGCAGTAGGAATGAGTATGTATTATTTTTCGCGCCAATTTAAGCAATCAACTGGTTTTGCACCACATCAATATGTCATGAATTGCCGAATTGAACGCGCAAAAAAGTTACTGGGTAGCACTAACAAAACCATAGAGCAAATATGTACCCAAGTCGGCTTTCAAAGCCAAAGCCACTTCACAAATGTATTTCGTAAACTCATGGGTATTACACCCAGGGTATACAGGGAACAAGTCAAGACTTAA
- the cobU gene encoding bifunctional adenosylcobinamide kinase/adenosylcobinamide-phosphate guanylyltransferase — protein sequence MGQVILITGPARSGKSEWAETWARESGKTVIYVATATRNPDDAEWQERIQQHQNRRPQDWVTLEVPTTLSATLANTKANSCVLVDSLGTWVANLLEQDEVSWASTVAEFLVTVQLVAADMVFVAEETGWGIVPAYPLGRKFRDRLGALVRQLGGMCDSVYLVTGGYALNLTALGTRLPDSIDYE from the coding sequence TTGGGACAAGTGATCTTAATTACGGGGCCTGCTAGGTCTGGAAAAAGTGAATGGGCGGAGACTTGGGCAAGAGAGTCAGGGAAAACGGTGATTTACGTGGCTACAGCAACTAGGAACCCAGATGATGCAGAATGGCAAGAACGTATTCAACAGCATCAAAACCGTCGTCCTCAAGATTGGGTAACCCTAGAAGTTCCAACTACATTATCTGCGACCCTGGCAAATACCAAGGCTAACAGTTGTGTTTTGGTGGATTCTCTGGGAACTTGGGTAGCGAATCTTTTAGAACAAGATGAAGTCAGTTGGGCAAGTACCGTAGCCGAATTTTTGGTAACAGTACAGCTAGTTGCGGCTGATATGGTGTTTGTGGCGGAAGAAACTGGTTGGGGTATAGTGCCAGCATACCCTTTAGGCAGGAAATTCCGCGATCGCCTTGGTGCTTTAGTCCGCCAATTAGGTGGGATGTGCGATAGCGTTTACTTAGTCACTGGCGGTTATGCACTCAATCTCACCGCTTTGGGTACACGATTACCAGACTCAATAGATTACGAATAA
- a CDS encoding thiol-disulfide oxidoreductase DCC family protein, with amino-acid sequence MSSISYYVVYDGNCNLCVTLVRLLETLDQGKIFHYIPMQDEQAIAQWEITPQGCELGVILIDAKEPQRRWQGSDAAEEIGRLLPLGSIFIDAYRALPGVKWVGDRVYAQVRDHRYTLCGQRSCTYHSPYKTAQGTSR; translated from the coding sequence ATGAGTTCAATAAGTTACTACGTTGTCTATGATGGCAATTGTAATCTCTGCGTTACTTTAGTCAGATTGCTAGAAACCTTAGACCAAGGCAAGATTTTCCATTATATCCCCATGCAGGATGAGCAGGCGATCGCTCAATGGGAGATTACGCCCCAAGGTTGTGAACTAGGAGTAATTTTAATTGATGCTAAGGAGCCGCAACGACGTTGGCAAGGAAGTGATGCAGCCGAAGAAATTGGTCGTTTATTGCCCCTTGGTAGTATTTTTATCGATGCTTATCGAGCTTTACCGGGGGTGAAATGGGTGGGCGATCGCGTTTATGCCCAAGTCCGCGATCACCGTTATACTCTGTGTGGTCAGCGTTCTTGTACTTACCATTCACCATATAAAACTGCTCAAGGGACTTCCAGATAA
- a CDS encoding sensor domain-containing protein, whose protein sequence is MVFTRGKVYKNHLDLQKNKGFPTPTKDSISECEAGNSDFTPEFQSYEKSILDLQEIINLLAEINPFPVAIIGLESHQILFKNKLVDNPVLQQLIPDFLADSDLWTQLNSKLVNGNFIRKLALEIKSSNENRFLAIISGKLVNYEHERAAFLVFTDVNTVIGASEEQQKDTLEKPELSNLITDTSDSQRLPTIKHSPWPAPSHLMEQALAAISNGIVLTDANQPDNPIIYVNQAFEAMTGYSAGEVIGQNCRFLQANETDQLSLSELRSALQEKKECHVVIKNFRKDGTEFWNELYIAPVFDSCGQLTHFIGVQNDITHHLQALETLQEQKEQYRRIVETASEGIWLLNENNETTFVNQQMASMLGYTIEEMLGASLFSFMDAEGLDIAQDLLLGRQQDIQEKHNFKFRCKDGSDLWAILSCTPFLDEQGNYTGALGMLTNISDVYDELRLRKQAEASLQESKERLDGILNSLEVVIWSIAADTFEMLYLNSAVVQVYGRSVCEFYDNSKLWFELIHPEDQQRVSQSIKPLLANGSHELEYRILRQDGQVRWLYNHSHVIYDAVGQPIRIEGVATDITERKNMEERLVYHAFYDDLTGLPNRVLFMDRLAQTINQAKESPNDLFAVLFLDLDRFKVVNDSLSHLVGDQLLVSFAQRLQSCLQPEDTLARLGGDEFTILLSHIQSIDDATRIAEKIHQALKLPFNLSGYEVFTTVSIGIALSSNDYVQAADLLRDADTALYCAKEQGKAWHIVFDSTMYDRAVALLQLETDLRWAIARQELYVVYQPIVSVATGKITGFEALVRWEHPERGLISPVEFIPVAEETGLIIQIGQFVLRESCQQLKQWHLEFPEFQHLSINVNLSGKQFSQPYLVEEIEQLLQEFELDANSIKLEITESAIMASPEQAATILQQLKTLGIQLCIDDFGTGYSSLAYLHCFPIDILKIDRSFTKRIDSDSEQLAIIRAIVTLASNLEMSVVAEGVETVNQLVQLQLLKCDQAQGYLFSKPLSSDKVSLLLAAKTQY, encoded by the coding sequence ATGGTTTTTACGCGTGGCAAAGTGTACAAAAATCATCTTGATCTTCAGAAAAACAAAGGTTTTCCAACGCCAACAAAAGATTCTATCAGTGAATGCGAGGCTGGGAATTCAGACTTTACACCAGAATTTCAGTCTTATGAAAAGTCCATATTAGACTTGCAAGAAATAATTAATTTATTAGCTGAAATCAACCCATTTCCTGTAGCAATTATTGGTTTAGAAAGCCATCAAATTTTATTTAAAAATAAGCTGGTTGATAACCCGGTATTGCAGCAACTAATTCCCGATTTTTTAGCTGATTCAGATTTATGGACTCAGTTAAATAGCAAATTAGTAAATGGCAATTTTATTAGAAAATTGGCGCTAGAAATCAAAAGCAGCAATGAAAACCGTTTTTTAGCTATAATTTCTGGAAAATTGGTTAATTATGAGCATGAACGGGCAGCATTCTTGGTATTTACAGATGTAAATACCGTCATAGGAGCCAGTGAGGAACAACAAAAAGATACATTAGAAAAACCAGAACTTAGCAATTTAATCACTGATACGAGTGATAGCCAGCGACTACCTACGATAAAACATAGTCCATGGCCGGCTCCCTCACATTTGATGGAACAGGCGTTAGCTGCTATCAGTAATGGCATTGTGTTGACAGATGCCAATCAACCAGACAATCCAATTATCTATGTAAATCAAGCTTTTGAAGCCATGACTGGCTACTCGGCTGGTGAAGTTATTGGACAAAACTGCCGATTTTTACAAGCTAATGAAACAGACCAGCTCAGCCTTAGCGAGTTACGTTCTGCCCTCCAAGAAAAAAAAGAATGCCATGTCGTCATCAAAAATTTCCGCAAAGATGGCACCGAATTTTGGAATGAACTTTATATTGCACCTGTATTTGATAGTTGTGGGCAGTTAACTCATTTTATCGGTGTTCAAAATGATATAACTCATCACCTACAGGCATTAGAGACATTACAAGAGCAAAAAGAACAGTATCGTCGCATTGTAGAAACGGCCAGTGAGGGAATTTGGCTACTCAATGAAAATAACGAAACTACCTTCGTCAATCAACAGATGGCGAGTATGTTGGGTTACACCATTGAAGAAATGCTCGGTGCCAGCTTGTTTTCCTTTATGGATGCCGAAGGTTTGGATATAGCTCAAGACTTACTATTAGGCCGTCAGCAAGACATTCAGGAGAAACACAACTTTAAATTCCGTTGCAAAGATGGCTCAGACTTATGGGCAATTCTTTCCTGTACGCCATTCTTAGATGAGCAAGGAAACTATACTGGCGCGTTGGGAATGTTAACTAATATTAGCGATGTCTACGACGAACTGCGCTTACGCAAACAAGCAGAAGCTTCATTGCAAGAAAGCAAAGAACGTTTAGACGGAATTTTAAATTCCCTGGAAGTTGTAATCTGGTCAATTGCCGCCGATACTTTTGAGATGCTTTATCTCAATTCTGCCGTAGTTCAAGTTTACGGTCGTTCTGTTTGTGAATTTTACGATAATTCAAAGCTGTGGTTTGAGTTAATTCACCCAGAAGACCAGCAAAGGGTGAGTCAATCAATTAAACCATTACTGGCAAATGGTAGCCACGAATTAGAATACAGAATCCTCCGGCAAGATGGACAGGTACGCTGGCTTTATAACCACAGTCATGTGATTTATGACGCTGTTGGTCAGCCAATTCGTATTGAAGGTGTTGCTACGGATATTACTGAGCGGAAAAACATGGAAGAGCGGCTAGTCTACCATGCTTTTTACGATGATCTGACTGGATTGCCCAACCGAGTTTTATTTATGGATCGGTTAGCGCAAACCATCAACCAAGCCAAAGAATCCCCGAATGATCTATTTGCCGTACTATTTTTGGATCTTGACCGTTTTAAAGTTGTGAATGATAGTTTGAGTCACTTAGTGGGTGACCAGCTACTAGTGAGTTTTGCCCAACGCTTACAAAGTTGCTTACAGCCAGAAGATACTCTGGCTCGTTTGGGTGGAGATGAGTTCACAATTTTACTATCTCACATTCAATCTATCGACGATGCAACCCGTATAGCCGAAAAGATTCATCAGGCACTCAAGTTACCATTTAACTTGAGCGGATATGAAGTATTTACAACTGTCAGCATTGGCATTGCTTTAAGCTCAAATGATTATGTCCAAGCCGCAGATTTGCTGCGAGACGCTGATACTGCGCTTTACTGCGCTAAGGAGCAAGGTAAAGCTTGGCACATAGTATTTGATTCTACTATGTATGACCGAGCTGTAGCTCTGTTGCAGTTAGAAACTGATTTGCGTTGGGCGATCGCCAGGCAAGAGTTGTATGTTGTTTACCAACCCATTGTCTCAGTAGCCACAGGTAAAATTACCGGATTTGAAGCACTAGTTCGCTGGGAACACCCAGAAAGAGGACTAATTTCACCAGTCGAGTTTATTCCTGTAGCCGAAGAAACAGGACTGATTATTCAGATTGGTCAGTTTGTTTTGCGGGAATCTTGCCAACAATTAAAACAATGGCATTTAGAGTTTCCTGAGTTTCAGCATTTGAGTATCAACGTCAATCTTTCCGGTAAACAGTTTTCCCAACCATATTTAGTTGAAGAGATTGAGCAACTGTTACAAGAATTTGAGCTAGACGCTAACAGCATCAAGTTAGAAATTACCGAAAGCGCCATTATGGCTAGTCCTGAACAAGCTGCTACCATTCTTCAACAACTAAAAACTTTAGGGATTCAGTTGTGTATTGATGACTTTGGTACAGGTTATTCATCTTTAGCTTATTTACATTGTTTCCCCATTGATATTTTAAAAATTGACCGTTCTTTTACGAAGCGAATTGATAGCGATAGTGAGCAATTGGCAATTATCCGTGCTATTGTCACACTTGCCAGTAACTTGGAAATGAGTGTAGTGGCTGAAGGTGTAGAAACAGTCAACCAGTTGGTACAATTACAGTTATTAAAATGTGACCAAGCCCAAGGGTATTTGTTCTCAAAACCCTTAAGTAGCGACAAAGTTAGCTTGTTATTAGCTGCAAAAACACAATATTAG